Genomic segment of Aquarana catesbeiana isolate 2022-GZ linkage group LG09, ASM4218655v1, whole genome shotgun sequence:
gacagagactgtagacatggtacaggagttggtcagagactgcagacatagtacaggagatgatcagagactgcagacatagtacaggagatgatcagagactgcagacatggtacaggagatgatcagagactgcagacataatacaggagatgatcggagactgcagacatgatacaagagatgatcagaaactgcaaacataatacaggagatggtcggagactacagacaagatagaatagatggtcagagactgcagacatgatacaagagacagtcagacactgcagacatggtacagaagctggtcagagattgcagacatgatacaagagatggtcagagactgcagacatagtacaggagatgatcagagactgcaaacatgatacaagagacagtcagagactgtagacatgatacaagagacagtcagagactgcagacatagtacaggaggtggtcagagactgcagacatggtacaggagatgatcagagactgcagatatgatacaagagaaggtcagagactgcagacatggtacaagagaaggtcagagactgcagatataatacaggagatggtcagagactgcagacatagtacaggagataatcagagactgcagacatagtacaggagatgatcagagactgcagacatgatacaggagatggtcagagactgcagacatgatacaagagaaggtcagagactgcagatataatacaggagatggtcagagactgcagttcctatggacattagtagataatggccgattggccctctcacctgacccagcgatggttcctctgatcaggagtaagctcactctgaattgcccgtggtgactccgctgggtagcacccagatctgtattctggcaatgactccattcctttctccgccagggatggcaccaggctgtgtggctttccctctggtggcgcagggcagcggggtttcctctctgatggtgttccctgagcactgccctctccctctggagtcctgggtgcacttccctgaaagctttcccaggctcctgtatctctctctctcccattcagctgagcctgctgtgtggactgcagtttccgtgttacagtggggctgccagtcctcgggactacatgtcccacaatcctcttctcctttttctattctatttttccctggctgatatgaaggcgggggaagaaacatagtgggaggctgtgctggccagcgccgctcactagtatagcagtgcacgtgcggaggagagggagagggaggggaaggggcgaaagaagagcctgcagctgcagtgacgtcactagggttggtctcaccaggtgcggtataacatggtgtcaccctccttccaccaactttagtcgcccctcagtacagacctccctccactaagtatagacccccactaagtataaacccctctctcagtacagacccccttttgtcagtatagacccccccaggacaaaccaccccccctccattagtagacccccaccaggacaaccccccctccattagtacagatcccccccaggacaaagccccccttcattagtacagacccccccaggacaacccccctccattggtacagacccccaggacaaaccccccctctattagtacagacccccaggacaaaccccctccattagtacagaccccctaggagaacccccctccactagtacagacccccacaggacaaatccccccttcattagtacagaccccccaggacaaacccccctccattagtacagacccccccaggacaaaccccccctccattagtacagacccccccaggacaaaccccctccattactacagaccccccaggagaacccccctccactagtacagacccccacaggacaaatccccccttcattagtacagatcccccaccaggacaaacccccctccattagtacagaccccccaccaggacaaacccccctccattagtacagacccccccaggacccccctcctccattagtacagaccccccggacaaacaccccccctccgttagtacagaccccccagaacaccccccctccattagtacagaccccccagaacaacccccctccattagtacagaccccccaggacaaaccccccctccattagtacagacccccaggacaaatccctccattagtacagaccccccaggacaaatcccccctccattagtacagatccccccaagacaactccccctccattagtacagaccccccaggacaacccccccattagtacagacccccaggacaaccccccattagtacagacccccaggacaaccccccattagtacagaccccccaggacaacccccccattagtacagacacccaggacaacccccccattagtacagaccccccaggacaaccccccccattagtacagaccccccaggacaaccccccatcagtacagaccgcccccccaggacaaccccccattagtacagaccgcccccccaggacaacccccccattagtacagaccgccccagggacaaacctccctctatcagtacagacacattaacacccgggcagcagctagagaggacagtgtgcagccgcaccgcccgggtgaagaacagatcaacacaggctgcaggcagcagcttaggcgggagtgagagacagcggaggagagagagaacctatctcaggctgcaggcacgggccgcccccctccccccagtgaagtcactgcgcggctggtctctctcaacacagagaccagccgctccgatctccggcggctgctctcctctgacaggaggaggagggaggggggacaggctctagcaatgtaaagcacagcggcgccggcgcgtgagctgctgcggacagagctacttctggacacggaggggaggagggaggggagcactctggcgcttcagcgcccccacctctctggcacctgggtgcactgcaccccgtgcacccgcctgggaccggccctgtcgGCCGCTAATTGTTAGATCTTGTGTCTATGGTGTAAAAAACACGTATCTGCATAGGTGATAAATATACTATGAATTGAATCAATCAACCATATTGTTTCCACACGTGATGTATACCACTAATTTGTATTTAAAGAATTAATTGCAGTAAACCTGTTAGATATGCTctgacggatcttaggaagggcgcaagcatactagcccaaaacgtaatccatccatatctGCATTATATAGGCATTTAATGTCATGATTACGTCTGGAAAGATTGTACttgctttgtattttttccatgtgactacatgaaataaagcaaccgaaagtttttaagtgcagcaaccctttggactctttttatatatatatatatatataattatgaaaACATCAATTTCGATGAATGGGCTAATATTTAGGGCATATATTGATTGTAACTAGCCAATGTACAGATATTTGGGTGTTTATATCTGCATTGTaaatgtattggtccaatgggagaattggttttgaacccaatttgaaatattgcaaaaatgtcactatgtagccaatgggttggtattgggggctctgtatctttaaatttccacagtaaaatgtaaccgtattgtaagatatcatagagatgggtgtgtatgacacatctgcattgtaaacgtattggtccaatggaagatttttttttttaacccatttagaagtattggaaaaatgtcactatgtagccaatgggtgggtatttggggctctgtatctttaaatttccacagtaaaattttaccgtattgtaagatatcatagaggggggtgtgtatgacacatctgcattgtaaacgtattggtccaataggagaattttttttaacccatttagaagtgttggaaaaatgtcactatgtagccaatgggttgatatttggggctctgtatctttaaatttccacagtaaaatcataccgtattgtaaatgttagagagagtgatgtaacatataatataatgattatacagagctgtcacacatccattatgttatatttagtttttgtgtgtttaaaatccaaccaaaaaatactcgtctgatagcatgaccactgatttgcaactgtctgatggcttgacttcagTGACCTTACAGGAGCTGCAGAAGTGAACCATCCGTCCATCTGCTGTTCATTCATCcatccagtggcgttgctaggggggtgcggccCACACCCGGCTCAGACTGGTACCAGCACtgcggctccctccttcccttccggcCATTCCGGGATCTTCTCAGCTGCACTCGATGtgcggggagagtgggggaggagggagtgactCGTGAGGCACAGACAGAGGTGCCCAGAGTCCGGCCGTACCACACGCCGCAATCTTATCTCTCTCCCCCTGCTGACTGCACctgcctcctcctcggctctgacatTTCAAGTACACAGGCCGGGAGGCACATATCCACACATATCCTCTAACCCTCCCCAAATCAAAGAacccatcccagctctatccacatcccggctccatccaacaCCCTGATCTAATCCTTGCTCCATCCAACACCCCGATCCCATCCACCACTCTGATCCCATCCCGGGTCCATCCAATACCCcaatcctatcctggctccatccacccctgatcccatcccagctctaaccacccctgatcccatccaacaccccgatcccatcccagctccatccaccccgcCATCCAATCCCCGCTCTATCCAttcctctgatcccatcccggctccatccatcacccCGATCCCAGCTTCATCCATTCTCTGTATCCcaccctggctccatccatccccccagtcccatcctggctccacccatccccccgatcccatcctggctccatccattcccccaatcccatccctgctccatccatctccccaatCCCATTcaagctccatccattccccgatcccattccggctccatccatccccccaatcccatcctggctccatccatccatccccccaatcccatcctagctccatccatccccccaatcccattccagctctatccaccccccccccgatcccattccagctccatccatccctccaatcCCACTCCGGCTCCATTCATTCCCcaatcccattccagctccatcccccgatcccattacagctccatccatccccccaatcccattccggctccatccattccccaatccctttctggctccatccatcccccccaatcccattccagctctatccaccccccaatcccatTCCAGCTTCATCAATCCCCCCCGATCCTATTCCGACTCCATCCACCTCCCCAATCCCCTCCTGActccatccattgtggcaggttaagggggaGAGCCACACCGAcgcactagcctgcttagtgccgaggggggggtgacaccatgttttactgcaccaggtgacaccaaccctagtgacgccactgcatccatctattcttcattaatccatccattaggtggacggccatgtcttggtaggtttgtagttgtgccgtactctttccattttgcgatgatggattgaacagtcctctgtgagatgttcaaagcttgggatatttttttttataccctaaccctgatttaaacttctccacattatccctgacctgtcaggtgttttccttggccttcatgatgctgtttgttcacattggttctttaaggctactttcacaccaagtcgctttacaggcgatatagcactaaaaatagcacctgcaaagcgccactccagtgtgaaagccctcaggcttttacactggagcggtgcactggcagggccccgctaaaaaaaagtcctgcaagctgcatctttgaggTGCTTCAGGAGAGGTGTATACATTGCTCTTAAAGCGGCCCTTATCATTGAAATCGATAGGGTTAAAAGCGCTGctccctttctcggccgctagctgcgctttaccgctgacgccccccacccccccgtgtgaaagtgcccaaacaaacctctaagggcatcacagaacagctgtatttatactgccgagattaaattacacacaggtggactctatttactaattaggtgacttttgaaggcaattggttccattagattttagttaggggtttcagagtaaagggggctgaatacaaatgtaccccacacttttcacatatttatttgtaaaaaaattttgaaaaccatttatcattttccttccacttcacaattatgtgccactttgtgttggtctatcacataaaatcccaataaaatacattcatctATCTCTAGCTAAAAGATAGCTGGACAGGCTTGTGTAgagcagggttcctccagaggttgctcgggggttccttgagcaatgaacaatgtcTGCCTCTCAGAGAAATTCCCACTGATACGaatgatctttttagccatctgtaagggggtaattcttcccactgcccaTCACCcatggaatgaaaatgataaacggttttccacattttttactaattaatatgtaaaaagtgtggagtgcatttgtattcagccccctttactctgatacccctaactaaaatctagtggaaccaattgccttcagaagtcgcataattagtaaatagagtccacctgtgtgtaatttaatctcagtatacatacagctgttctgtgaagccctcagaggtttgttagagaaccttcgtgaacaaacagcatcacgaaggccaaggaacacaccagacaggtcagggaacctgctagagtctgcaaaagacttgagactagggcggaggttcaccttccagcaggacaacgaccctaaacatacagccagagctacgatggaatggtttacatcaaagaatattcatgtgttagaatggcccagtcaaagtccagacctaaatccaattgagaatctgtggcaagacttgaaaattgctgttcacagacgctctccatccaatctgacagagcttgagatattttgcacagaagaatgggcaagaatttcactctctagatgtgcaaagctggtagagacatccccaaaaagacttgcagctgtaattgtagagaaaggaggttctacaaagtattgacaaatgtaccccacacttttcagatatgtatttgtaaaaaaaaaaaaaaatgtaaaccatttatcattttccttccacttcacaactgtgtaccactttgtgttggtctatcacataaaatcccaataaaatacatttaagtttttggttgcaacatgagaaaatgtggagcatttcaaggggtatgaatactttttcaaggcactgtaaatactggcactaaaataataaataatttaaaaccTGGGCAATGGCTGTGGATTTATGGACAGAGGAGCCGCCTGTTCAGTTTCACCAGTTGGGCTATTACATTGCAATCCTGACGCAGTTTTTATACATTTGCTTTCTGACATGACTCCTAAAAGACGCCGATAAAATGAAACGCAGTTATTtagagcaaccaatcagatttactTCTCGTTAACAGGGGTAACCTTAATACTTTTGTCCTCGtctgcattttctactcccactgaccacaaaaaaaaaaaaaaaaaaaaaagtatacaatttGCATGACTGTCAGTCAAAATATCAAAGCACTATGTGTCCCCTCCAGTAATCTTCCAAACCCccatgcgcgccccccccccccttcttttttccggtcacaactctaatgccccgtacacacggtcggattttccgacggaaaatgtgtgataggaccttgttgtcggcaattccgaccgtgtgtgggctccatcacacattttgcatcggattttccgacacacaaagtttgagagcaggctataaaattttccgacaacaaaatccgttgtcggaaattccgatcgtgtgtacacaaatccgacggacaaagagccgcgcatgctcagaataaataaagagataaaagctattggccactgccccgtttatagtcccgacgtacgtgttttacgtcaccgcgttcagaatgatcggattttccgacaactttgtgtgaccgtgtgtatgcaagacaagtttgagccaacatccgtcggaaagaaatcctaggattttgttgtcggaatgtccgatcaatgtccgatcgtgtgtacagggcattacagaattTATGAACAGCGGGTCGTCTAACGGTGAGGCAAACCCTGGTCATGTTGGCCCTTCTTATTATGCCTTATACCCTTTCTCATGTACGGTATTTTGTTCCAGTGTTTTGCTTTTCTACAACTACGGAATGTGgtgttgcataaaaaaaaaaaaaaaaattttatatatatacacacacacacacacacacacacacacacacacacacacatatatatatatatatatatatatatatatatatacacacatatacatacacacacaatattaccaaaagtattgtgacgcctgcctttacacacacatgaactttaatgtcatcccagtcttagtccgtagggttcaatattgagttggcccaccctttgcagctataacagcttcaactcttctgggaaggccgtccacaaggtttaggagtgtgtctatgggaaggtttgaccattcttcaagaagaacATCTGTGAGGAtgattagtacggtgctttcaacagccgattcagttttttcatcagacaaaagctggatgtgcagactatcaaatttttgtcggatgtaagagcgagactacgcatgctcagaaacaagagaatacatacaaaactattcaacactaCATGTCTATGTATTCTCTATATTTgccttttttgttttcttaaataaaataaaatgtaaatttgaaaaaaaaaaaaaaaaaaaactattcaacacattacatcacttcagaagttgtattctgtcgtacgagaattttcgtatggtgagtaacctcttcactttcgacatcagactagcatgcaacaaaaaatggacgaacggtcacccaaaaatctgatcgtgtgtacggggctttagactgggatgccattaaagttcatgtgcatgtaaagttaggtgtcacaatacttttggtaagtgCGAGTGTGTATataattatacacatatatatatatatatatatatatatatatatataatctcctgtCCTcaatgttagggaccttaggttccttgaggatagggactactgtgaatgtacatgtaaagtgctgcataaattgacagcactatataagtacctgaaataaatatatatattagataaatATAAAATATCTATATTTCATTTCAGACAGTTATATAGCGCCgttaatttatgcagcactttacatatacattgtacattcacagcagaaaatatatatatatatatatatatatatatatatatatatatatatatatatatatatatatatatatatatatatatatataaaaatcaaagcACTGAAAACAGAAAAATGGCCCGATAGTAAATACAGTATTACAAGTTGGTattaaagacataaaaaaaaaaacaaaatctgtaAAAATGAGAAGACTTTGAGACATTTCAGGTCTGGAAACAGGAAAGAGTGAATAAAGGCGATTTCCtaatacaatatttattttttatgggctGTTGGGCATTCACAGAAAAGGCGCTGTAAAAAGAAGTCTACAGAGGCACATAATTAAAGTCTGATCCCTCACATTCCTCTTCACCCTCCAGTTTTACGGTGATGATGTTAAAGCCGGCATCACTTCCAGCATTTGCAGACACGCCATCCACATCTTGTTCACCATTTTTCTCTTTGGGAAGATCTGAGCTCTTGTGAACGTGTAGATCACCGGTGTGAGTTTTTTGGTGTTTTACCAGCATAGCCTTCTTGGGAAAACTAACCCCACAGTCAGAACACGAGAAAGGTTTATCTCCTGTATGAAGCCTCATGTGTTCCACAAGAGACGCCTTCCAGTTGAAGCCCTTCCCACATTCTGAGCACGAAAAAGGTTTGTTCCCTTCGTGGGTGGCCTTGTGCCTCGCTAGGCCTGCGCTGGTTTCGTAGCCTTGCCCACACTCCAAGCAAACAAACGGCCGTTGCCCATTGTGCACCTTCTTGTGCTTATCGAGGTGCGGCTTCTGCgtaaaacctttcccgcactctgagcaagaatacggcttctccccggaATGGATGCGCTCGTGTTTTACGAGCACCGAACGGACGCTAAAACTTTTGCCGCATTCCGAACAGGAAAAAGGTTTCTCCCCAGAGTGAGTTCTGTTGTGTCTGGCAAGGTCAGCCTTCTGCataaaacctttcccgcactccgaGCATTTAAAAGGACTGGCCCCTTTGTGAATTTTTTCATGCTGTGTGAGCGTGGAGTACTGCACAAAGCTCTTCCCGCACTCGGAACAGATGAACGGCTTCCTCTCAAGATGAGTGGCCCGGTGCCGTGCGAGGTGGGCGTTATTGATAAAGCTTTTGCCGCATTCAGTGCAGGTGAACGGTTTCCCACTCTGGTGCGTTTTCTCGTGCTGCTTTAGATTGTACTCCCTGGAAAAACATTTGCCACAATCTGAACAGGAAAATGATTTGGTCTCACCATGGTGGTGGGGGGTCAGCTCGGGATCCGTCAAGAAATTCTTCCCGCAGTCCTGGTAAGAGGACTCTGTGGAAAGCTCGGAGTCCTTGCTGTGGGCGCATTGATGGTTTACCGCATGGACCTTCTGGCTAAATATTTTTCCGCAGGTAGAACAGGCAAAGGGTTTTTCCCCGGTGTGGGTTCTTTGGTGGGTAGCAAGAGCATTTTGATCGGAGAAGCATTCACCACATTCAGCGCACAAGTGAGGCTTGACTTCTGTGTGGGTCTGCTGGTGCTCAGACAATGTGGACATGCTactaaaacacttcccgcactcgggGCAAGGATACGGACGCCCTTCGGAATGAACCTGCAAGTCTTTACTGAATTCTGAATTGTATGTAAACATTTTCCCAGAGTCTCCATTTGGACATCCTTTCTTCTCATGGACTTTCCGATGTTGCACAAGGGTGGCCTCCTCAGAGAAGCATTGGCCGCATTCAGCACACAAGTAAGGCTTGACTTCTGTGTGGGTCTGCTGGTGCTCAGACAATATGGACATGCTactaaaacacttcccgcactctgtgCATGGAAATGCAGCCTGTGTGTTATGAAGGGCTTCGTGCCTTGGATACGGCCGTTCTCCAGAATGAACCTGCAAGTCTTTACAGAGTTCCGAATTGTATTTAAACACTTTGCCAGAGTCTCCGTTTAGACACCCTTTCATCCGATGTTGCGCAAGAGCGGCCTCCAAgtgaaaacacttcccgcactcagagcaTGGAAAAGCTGCCTTTGCTTTATGAAGTGCCTGATGCCTTTTCAGGTTCCTCCTGCGTGAGAAGCGTTTGTCGCAGTCAGAACACGCAAAGGGTTTTTCCCCGGTGTGAATACTCCGATGTTGCTCTAGGTTGCCCCGTTTATAAAAACCCTTCCCGCACTCGGGGCAAGAAAGCAGATTATCAGTAGAGTGGACCCTCAGGTGTTCCACCAATGACGACTTCCAGTTAAAAGCTTTCGGGCATTCCGTACACGCAAAGGTTTTCTCTTTAGTGTGGATTTTAGCATGTTCCAAGAGCGACGACCTCCACCTGAACagtttcccgcactcagaacaggaaaaggGCTTATTGTACGAATGGGTCCGTTTATGACTAGCGAGGTCGTCCGCAGATGGGAAAGACGCCGAGCACTCCCAACAGAAGTAACACTTCTCCTCCGAATGAACGACTTTGTGTTTGTCCAGATGGTTTTTCTGCCTAAAACACTTCCCGCACACAGGACAGGCAAACGGTCGATCACCGGTGTGGATCCTATAATGTTTAATGAGGATGGAGCTTGCGCTAAAGCATTTACCGCACACATTGCAAGAAAACGGCTTCTGTTCTGTGTGGGTTTGGACGTGTTTACAAAGGTCGGCGTTCTGGCTGAAAACCATCCCGCAGTCAGAACAGGAAAACGGCACCTCGTCCTTGTGATCCCTCCTGTGCAGTAAGAACGTCGGGTACCGAGCAAAACATTTGCCGCAGTCCGAGCAAACAAACGGCTTTCTGTCAATGTGAGTGATCTGATGACGGATAAGATGTGCTCTGCTACTAAAACCCttcccacatttatggcacaggaaAGGCTTGGATACTTGGCAAGGTTTAGGATGTTCCTTAGGAACTGACTTGTCACAAAACAGCTTTTCATTTTCCAAGTGAGAAAGTGTCTGCTCCTTGGTGTCAGAGGTCTGGAGGTCTATAGGATCTGCGGTGTGAGGACCTCGCTGTGCTGTTATATTGTGCTGTGGTGTTACACATTGCTcagaatctgcaaaaaaaaaaaaaaagttatattgtgtgcacaatattaaagtgatactgaagtctcatattttttttttttagttaaaaataacaaacatgttacatgcCTGCTCTGTttagcggttttgcacagagcagccctgatcctcctcttctcagctccctcttctgtgatcctgacccctccctcctgttgagtgcccccacagcaagcagcttgctatgggggcacctgagccgagccacagctccctgtggtccggccccgccccctttctctcctcattggctgactgactcaCTGGGAGCCAA
This window contains:
- the LOC141107447 gene encoding LOW QUALITY PROTEIN: uncharacterized protein (The sequence of the model RefSeq protein was modified relative to this genomic sequence to represent the inferred CDS: inserted 2 bases in 2 codons) is translated as MEKRDHYNPRIMITPVQSSSYHHSPQVLSFDDVAIYFSEEEWESLRTAQKEXYKNVMMENFWSLRSLGYLPVKPDIIHRIEXGEEPWISGADSSRTRRRFLGAPSDSEQCVTPQHNITAQRGPHTADPIDLQTSDTKEQTLSHLENEKLFCDKSVPKEHPKPCQVSKPFLCHKCGKGFSSRAHLIRHQITHIDRKPFVCSDCGKCFARYPTFLLHRRDHKDEVPFSCSDCGMVFSQNADLCKHVQTHTEQKPFSCNVCGKCFSASSILIKHYRIHTGDRPFACPVCGKCFRQKNHLDKHKVVHSEEKCYFCWECSASFPSADDLASHKRTHSYNKPFSCSECGKLFRWRSSLLEHAKIHTKEKTFACTECPKAFNWKSSLVEHLRVHSTDNLLSCPECGKGFYKRGNLEQHRSIHTGEKPFACSDCDKRFSRRRNLKRHQALHKAKAAFPCSECGKCFHLEAALAQHRMKGCLNGDSGKVFKYNSELCKDLQVHSGERPYPRHEALHNTQAAFPCTECGKCFSSMSILSEHQQTHTEVKPYLCAECGQCFSEEATLVQHRKVHEKKGCPNGDSGKMFTYNSEFSKDLQVHSEGRPYPCPECGKCFSSMSTLSEHQQTHTEVKPHLCAECGECFSDQNALATHQRTHTGEKPFACSTCGKIFSQKVHAVNHQCAHSKDSELSTESSYQDCGKNFLTDPELTPHHHGETKSFSCSDCGKCFSREYNLKQHEKTHQSGKPFTCTECGKSFINNAHLARHRATHLERKPFICSECGKSFVQYSTLTQHEKIHKGASPFKCSECGKGFMQKADLARHNRTHSGEKPFSCSECGKSFSVRSVLVKHERIHSGEKPYSCSECGKGFTQKPHLDKHKKVHNGQRPFVCLECGQGYETSAGLARHKATHEGNKPFSCSECGKGFNWKASLVEHMRLHTGDKPFSCSDCGVSFPKKAMLVKHQKTHTGDLHVHKSSDLPKEKNGEQDVDGVSANAGSDAGFNIITVKLEGEEECEGSDFNYVPL